The following are encoded in a window of Peromyscus leucopus breed LL Stock chromosome X, UCI_PerLeu_2.1, whole genome shotgun sequence genomic DNA:
- the Wdr45 gene encoding WD repeat domain phosphoinositide-interacting protein 4 isoform X1, translating into MSHFRSQTPSSGRRQSWTMTQQPLRGVTSLHFNQDQSCFCCAMETGVRIYNVEPLMEKGHLDHEQVGSVGLVEMLHRSNLLALVGGGGSPKFSEISVLIWDDAREGKDSKDKLVLEFTFTKPVLAVRMRHDKIVIVLRNRIYVYSFPDNPRKLFEFDTRDNPKGLCDLCPSLEKQLLVFPGHKCGSLQLVDLASTKPGTSSAPFTINAHQSDVACVSLNQPGTVVASASQKGTLIRLFDTQSKEKLVELRRGTDPATLYCINFSHDSSFLCASSDKGTVHIFALKDTRLNRRSALARVGKVGPMIGQYVDSQWSLASFTVPAESACICAFGRNTSKNVNSVIAICVDGTFHKYVFTPDGNCNREAFDVYLDICDDDDF; encoded by the exons ATGAGTCACTTCCGGTCACAGACTCCCTCCTCCGGAA GGAGACAGTCCTGGACCATGACTCAGCAGCCACTTCGAGGTGTGACCAGCCTCCATTTCAACCAAGACCAAA GCTGCTTTTGCTGTGCCATGGAGACGGGCGTACGCATCTATAATGTGGAGCCGCTGATGGAGAAGGGGCACCTGG ACCACGAGCAAGTAGGCAGCGTGGGACTGGTAGAGATGCTGCACCGATCCAACCTGCTGGCCctggtgggcggtggtggcagcccCAAGTTCTCCGAGATCTCAG TGCTCATCTGGGACGATGCCCGAGAAGGCAAGGACTCCAAGGACAAACTGGTGCTGGAGTTCACGTTTACCAAGCCAGTGCTGGCTGTGCGCATGCGCCATGACAA GATTGTGATTGTGCTGAGGAACCGCATCTATGTCTACTCCTTCCCTGACAACCCTCGAAAGCTGTTTGAGTTTGACACTCGGGACAACCCCAAGG GGCTCTGTGACCTCTGCCCAAGCCTGGAGAAGCAACTGCTTGTGTTTCCTGGACACAAGTGTGGAAGTCTGCAACTGGTG GATCTGGCAAGCACAAAGCCTGGCACTTCATCAGCTCCATTCACTATTAATGCACATCAGAGTGATGTGGCCTGTGTGTCCCTGAACCAGCCAGGCACTGTggtggcctcagcctcccagaaggGTACCCTTATTCGGCTCTTTGACACCCAGTCCAAGGAAAAGCTGGTGGAGCTTCGAAGAGGCACTGACCCTGCCACCCTGTACTG CATTAACTTCAGCCAcgactcctccttcctctgtgcttCCAGCGACAAGGGCACTGTCCATATCTTTGCTCTTAAAGACACCCGCCTCAACCGGCGCTCTGC GCTGGCTCGTGTGGGCAAGGTCGGGCCTATGATTGGGCAGTACGTGGATTCTCAGTGGAGCCTGGCCAGCTTTACTGTGCCTGCTGAATCAGCATGCATCTGCGCCTTTGGTCGAAATACTTCCAAGAATGTCAACTCTGTAATTG CCATCTGCGTAGATGGGACCTTCCACAAATATGTCTTCACTCCTGATGGAAACTGCAACAGAGAGGCCTTTGACGTGTACCTTGACATCTGTGATGACGATGACTTTTAA
- the Wdr45 gene encoding WD repeat domain phosphoinositide-interacting protein 4 isoform X2 — translation MTQQPLRGVTSLHFNQDQSCFCCAMETGVRIYNVEPLMEKGHLDHEQVGSVGLVEMLHRSNLLALVGGGGSPKFSEISVLIWDDAREGKDSKDKLVLEFTFTKPVLAVRMRHDKIVIVLRNRIYVYSFPDNPRKLFEFDTRDNPKGLCDLCPSLEKQLLVFPGHKCGSLQLVDLASTKPGTSSAPFTINAHQSDVACVSLNQPGTVVASASQKGTLIRLFDTQSKEKLVELRRGTDPATLYCINFSHDSSFLCASSDKGTVHIFALKDTRLNRRSALARVGKVGPMIGQYVDSQWSLASFTVPAESACICAFGRNTSKNVNSVIAICVDGTFHKYVFTPDGNCNREAFDVYLDICDDDDF, via the exons ATGACTCAGCAGCCACTTCGAGGTGTGACCAGCCTCCATTTCAACCAAGACCAAA GCTGCTTTTGCTGTGCCATGGAGACGGGCGTACGCATCTATAATGTGGAGCCGCTGATGGAGAAGGGGCACCTGG ACCACGAGCAAGTAGGCAGCGTGGGACTGGTAGAGATGCTGCACCGATCCAACCTGCTGGCCctggtgggcggtggtggcagcccCAAGTTCTCCGAGATCTCAG TGCTCATCTGGGACGATGCCCGAGAAGGCAAGGACTCCAAGGACAAACTGGTGCTGGAGTTCACGTTTACCAAGCCAGTGCTGGCTGTGCGCATGCGCCATGACAA GATTGTGATTGTGCTGAGGAACCGCATCTATGTCTACTCCTTCCCTGACAACCCTCGAAAGCTGTTTGAGTTTGACACTCGGGACAACCCCAAGG GGCTCTGTGACCTCTGCCCAAGCCTGGAGAAGCAACTGCTTGTGTTTCCTGGACACAAGTGTGGAAGTCTGCAACTGGTG GATCTGGCAAGCACAAAGCCTGGCACTTCATCAGCTCCATTCACTATTAATGCACATCAGAGTGATGTGGCCTGTGTGTCCCTGAACCAGCCAGGCACTGTggtggcctcagcctcccagaaggGTACCCTTATTCGGCTCTTTGACACCCAGTCCAAGGAAAAGCTGGTGGAGCTTCGAAGAGGCACTGACCCTGCCACCCTGTACTG CATTAACTTCAGCCAcgactcctccttcctctgtgcttCCAGCGACAAGGGCACTGTCCATATCTTTGCTCTTAAAGACACCCGCCTCAACCGGCGCTCTGC GCTGGCTCGTGTGGGCAAGGTCGGGCCTATGATTGGGCAGTACGTGGATTCTCAGTGGAGCCTGGCCAGCTTTACTGTGCCTGCTGAATCAGCATGCATCTGCGCCTTTGGTCGAAATACTTCCAAGAATGTCAACTCTGTAATTG CCATCTGCGTAGATGGGACCTTCCACAAATATGTCTTCACTCCTGATGGAAACTGCAACAGAGAGGCCTTTGACGTGTACCTTGACATCTGTGATGACGATGACTTTTAA